The following proteins come from a genomic window of Panthera leo isolate Ple1 chromosome E2, P.leo_Ple1_pat1.1, whole genome shotgun sequence:
- the KLK4 gene encoding kallikrein-4: MTTAGNPWGWFLGYLILGVTGSQASGGGNHIINGEDCIPHSQPWQAALFTEDEFFCGGVLVHPQWVLSAAHCFQKSYTIGLGLHSLEASQEPGSVMMEATFSIQHPEYNKPFIANDLMLIKLKESVPGSDAIQNISIASQCPTAGDSCLVSGWGQLMNGRQPQVLQCVNISVVPEEICSAFYASVFHPSMFCAGGGQDRKDSCRGDSGGPLVCNGSLQGLVSFGQVQCGQPYVPSVYTNLCKFTDWIQKTIQDN, encoded by the exons ATGACCACAGCAGGAAACCCCTGGGGCTGGTTCCTGGGGTACCTCATCCTTGGTGTCACAG GATCCCAGGCCTCGGGTGGCGGCAACCACATCATTAACGGCGAGGACTGCATCCCGCACTCGCAGCCCTGGCAGGCGGCGCTGTTCACGGAAGACGAATTTTTCTGCGGGGGCGTCCTGGTGCATCCGCAATGGGTGCTGTCAGCCGCACACTGTTTCCAGAA GTCCTACACCATCGGTCTGGGACTGCACAGTCTTGAGGCCAGCCAAGAGCCAGGCAGCGTGATGATGGAGGCCACCTTCTCCATACAGCACCCAGAATACAACAAACCTTTTATCGCCAACGACCTCATGCTCATCAAGTTGAAAGAGTCGGTGCCCGGGTCGGATGCCATCCAGAACATCAGCATCGCCTCCCAGTGCCCGACCGCTGGGGATTCTTGCCTCGTTTCTGGCTGGGGTCAGCTGATGAATG GCAGGCAGCCCCAAGTGCTCCAGTGCGTGAACATCTCGGTGGTGCCCGAGGAGATCTGCAGCGCGTTCTATGCCTCCGTGTTTCACCCCAGCATGTTCTGTGCCGGGGGAGGACAGGACCGGAAGGACTCCTGCAGG GGTGACTCTGGGGGCCCCCTGGTCTGCAACGGGTCCCTTCAGGGCCTCGTGTCTTTTGGACAAGTCCAGTGTGGCCAACCCTATGTGCCAAGCGTCTACACCAACCTCTGCAAGTTCACTGACTGGATACAGAAAACCATTCAGGACAATTAA